In the genome of Mytilus edulis chromosome 3, xbMytEdul2.2, whole genome shotgun sequence, one region contains:
- the LOC139515197 gene encoding ABC transporter G family member 7-like: protein METVNEKQIKETETNTTTDLKSNFGNTHIECTNIKHETTDNSDKTVVDTDNFDNTTVDSDNSDHNTTVNSDNFDNILLDTDNFDNILLDTDNFDNILLDNDNFDYTTVDTYISNNTKVDTDKSDNSIVDTDNPNNTEVDTQNFETTTMDTDNSDNITVYTDNSDNVTVDIDNTDNIRSGN, encoded by the exons ATGGAAACAGTTAACGAAAAACAGATAAAAGAGACAGAAACAAATACAACCACTGATTTAAAGAGTAACTTTGGAAATACACATATAGAATGTACTAATATAAAACATG AGacaactgacaactctgataaaactgtagtggatactgacaactttgataacactacagtggattCTGACAACTCTGATCATAACACCACAGTGAattctgacaactttgataacatattactggatactgacaactttgataacatattactggatactgacaactttgataacatatTACTGGATAATGACAACTTTGATTACACGACAGTTGATACTTACATttctaataacactaaagttgatACTGACAAATCTGATAACTCTATAGTGGATACTGACAACCCTAATAACACTGAAGTAGACACTCAAAACTTTGAGACAACTAccatggatactgacaactctgacaACATTACAGTgtatactgacaactctgataacgtTACAGTGGATATTGACAACACTGATAACATTAGGAGTggaaactga